Below is a window of Defluviimonas sp. SAOS-178_SWC DNA.
AGGACAGAAGCGTCGTGGCCCCGATGAAGCCGAAGTTCCAGCCGATCCCGAGTAGGATCAGGGCAAGGAAGAACTGTTCGAGGTCGACGCCCGACAGCGCGACGGCCCCCGCAGCGGCGAGAATGACAAGTCCCGTCCCGATGATCGCCGGCGCGCCGAACCGGGCGATCAGGTGGCCGGTGAAGAACGAGGGGATGAACATCGCCAGCACATGCGCGGACACGATGTCGGCGGCATTGTCGCTTTCGAAGCCGCAACCGACGACGGCCAGCGGCGTCGAGGTCATGACGAGGTTCATCAGCGCATAGCTGACCATGGCGCAGATCATCGCGACGACGATGGTCGGGTCGCGCAGCATCTCGCGCCGGGTCCGGCCCAACGGCTCCCCGTCGGCGCGGCGGGGCGGGGGGGGGATGTCGAGCATCAGGAAGAGCGAGGCGCCGAGGATGTTGAGAACGATGACGGCCAGGTAGGTGCCGAGGAAGGCCACCGGCATCGCCTCGGACGTCGCCTTGACCAGCTGCGGACCGATGATCGCGGAGGCAAGGCCGCCGGCCATCACCCAGGAGATCGCCTTCGGCCGGAACGCTTCGGTCGCCGTGTCGGCGGCGGCGAAGCGGTAAAATCCTTGCGCCGACATGTAGAGGCCGGTCAGGAAGGACCCGCCGAGAAAGATCGCGAAAGATCCGGAATAAAGACCGAAGGCGCAAACGGCCGCCCCGGCCGCCCCGCCCGTTGTCCCGGCCCAGAAGCCTGACCGCCGCCCGAACCGCCCCATGAACGAGGAGAGCGGCGTCGCCGCGAGCATGGAGCCGAGCACGATCATCGTGATCGGCAGCGTCGCCCAGCAGGGATTGGGCGACAGCATCTGCCCGGCTAGGCCGCCGACGACGAAGACCATCGGCATCTGCGATCCGAGGATTGCCTGCGCCAGAACCAACACCACCACGTTGCGGCGGGCGCGGCTGTCGCTGTCGCTGAGGGCGGGGTCTGCGGTGGTCATGGCCCATCCCTAGTCGCAGCCGGGTGCCCCGGCAAGTGCGCTTCCATCGCGAACCAGCGCGAAATTGTCGCGAGTACAATCGCGGTGACGACCGCCTAGCCGTCGGGCGGCACAAGGCCGAGACCGCGGAGGTAGATCCCGATGCCCGTCTCCAGAAGTTCCTCGGGCGGAAAGGGGGCCCGGGCACCTGGCGCGCCACGGGTGAAAAGCTCCACCACGCCGTGGCTCATCGCCCAGATATGGGCAGAGAACATCGAGGCGGGCGGGCGCTTTGCTGCCGGAATATGCTGCGACAGCGCCTCGGCCGCGCGCGTAAAGACCTGCCGGGCCCGGTCGGCGGCGCGGGCGAGGTCGGGATTGGTGTTGAGCGAGATGCCGCTTTCGAACATCGCCATGTAATGGCCGGGGAATTTCCGTGCGAAGGCGAGATAGGCGCGCCCCGTCGCCTCGAAGGCCGAAAGTGCGGTGGGCTTGCCGCCGTTATAGGCGTGGTCCATGAGATCGGCGAAGATCTCGAACCCCTGGCGCGCGATCTCGGCGATGAGGTCGTCGCGGCCGGCGAAGTGGCGATAGACGGCCGCCGGTGTCACGCCGGCGAGCTTCGCCGCGTCCGAGAGCGTGAAACCTTGCGGGCCCTGCTCCTCGATCAGCTTCAGCGCCGCGTCGATCAACGCCTGGCGGAGGTTGCCGTGATGATAGCCGCGTTTAGCCATCCAGGATGCCGGGGCCTCCGCAGATCCTGCTGTCGACCGGGCCGATCGCCTTTCTGTCCTTGCCGGCATAATCGACCGCGTTCAGCACCGACTGGATCGCGGCGATCCGGGCGCGGGCCTTGTCGTCAGCGCGGATCACGGTCCAGGGGGCATATTCCGAATGCGATTTGGCCAGCGTTTCCTCGATGGCGGCGCTGTACTCGTCCCATTTCTTCAGGCCCTCGACGTCGATCCAGCTCAGTTTCCACTGTTTCAGCGGATCCATCTCGCG
It encodes the following:
- a CDS encoding MFS transporter, with the translated sequence MTTADPALSDSDSRARRNVVVLVLAQAILGSQMPMVFVVGGLAGQMLSPNPCWATLPITMIVLGSMLAATPLSSFMGRFGRRSGFWAGTTGGAAGAAVCAFGLYSGSFAIFLGGSFLTGLYMSAQGFYRFAAADTATEAFRPKAISWVMAGGLASAIIGPQLVKATSEAMPVAFLGTYLAVIVLNILGASLFLMLDIPPPPRRADGEPLGRTRREMLRDPTIVVAMICAMVSYALMNLVMTSTPLAVVGCGFESDNAADIVSAHVLAMFIPSFFTGHLIARFGAPAIIGTGLVILAAAGAVALSGVDLEQFFLALILLGIGWNFGFIGATTLLSSAHTPEERGRIQGINDLVVFGGVTLASLSSGTLMNCSGSSVIAGWQAVNIAMLPFLVLAGGSLIWLVLRPRG
- a CDS encoding TetR/AcrR family transcriptional regulator; this encodes MAKRGYHHGNLRQALIDAALKLIEEQGPQGFTLSDAAKLAGVTPAAVYRHFAGRDDLIAEIARQGFEIFADLMDHAYNGGKPTALSAFEATGRAYLAFARKFPGHYMAMFESGISLNTNPDLARAADRARQVFTRAAEALSQHIPAAKRPPASMFSAHIWAMSHGVVELFTRGAPGARAPFPPEELLETGIGIYLRGLGLVPPDG